One Agrococcus jenensis genomic region harbors:
- the pgm gene encoding phosphoglucomutase (alpha-D-glucose-1,6-bisphosphate-dependent), protein MTRAGTVAQPQDLIDVAALERAYFELVPDVSNPDQAVAFGTSGHRGSAFDTAFNEAHILAITQAICEYRAAQGITGPLFIGRDTHALSLPAERTALEVLVANGVRVCADARGSVTPTPAVSRAILAYNATASAGDQADGIVVTPSHNPPRDGGFKYNPPHGGPADSDATGWIAKRANELIAAGLEGVQRADVTGGSDTRVELYDFREAYVNALGSVIDFDAIKASGIRIGADPLGGAAVDYYGAIAERYGIDLTVTNPIVDPTWAFMTLDWDEKIRMDCSSPNAMASVLARRDEFDILTGNDADADRHGIVTPDGGLMNPNHFLAVAIEYLYAHRPQWRPDAAIGKTLVSSSMIDRVAEALGRRLWEVPVGFKWFVPGLVDGSVGFGGEESAGASFLQSDGTVWTTDKDGILLCLLASEIRAVTGKSPSQLYGELTERFGAPVYERVDAPASREQKARLGKLTGDAVTATELAGDPIVAKLTEAPGNGAAIGGLKVVTERAWFAARPSGTEDVYKIYAESFAGPEHLRQVQAEAKRIVDDALGA, encoded by the coding sequence ATGACCCGAGCCGGCACCGTCGCCCAGCCCCAGGACCTCATCGATGTCGCCGCGCTCGAGCGCGCGTACTTCGAGCTCGTCCCCGACGTCTCGAACCCCGACCAGGCGGTCGCGTTCGGCACGAGCGGCCATCGCGGCAGCGCCTTCGACACCGCCTTCAACGAGGCGCACATCCTGGCGATCACGCAGGCGATCTGCGAGTACCGCGCCGCCCAGGGCATCACGGGCCCGCTCTTCATCGGCCGCGACACGCACGCGCTGTCGCTCCCGGCCGAGCGCACGGCGCTCGAGGTGCTCGTCGCGAACGGCGTGCGGGTGTGCGCGGATGCCCGTGGCTCGGTGACGCCGACCCCGGCGGTCTCGCGCGCGATCCTCGCGTACAACGCCACGGCATCCGCCGGCGACCAGGCAGACGGCATCGTGGTCACGCCGTCGCACAACCCGCCCCGCGACGGCGGCTTCAAGTACAACCCGCCGCACGGCGGTCCGGCCGACTCCGACGCGACCGGCTGGATCGCGAAGCGCGCGAACGAGCTCATCGCCGCCGGCCTCGAGGGCGTGCAGCGCGCCGACGTGACGGGCGGCAGCGACACCCGCGTCGAGCTCTACGACTTCCGCGAGGCGTACGTGAACGCGCTCGGCAGCGTCATCGACTTCGACGCGATCAAGGCGTCGGGCATCCGGATCGGCGCCGACCCGCTCGGCGGGGCCGCCGTCGACTACTACGGCGCCATCGCCGAGCGCTACGGCATCGACCTGACGGTCACGAACCCCATCGTCGACCCCACCTGGGCGTTCATGACGCTCGACTGGGACGAGAAGATCCGCATGGACTGCTCGAGCCCCAACGCGATGGCCTCGGTGCTCGCCCGCCGCGACGAGTTCGACATCCTCACCGGCAACGACGCCGATGCGGACCGCCACGGGATCGTCACGCCCGACGGCGGCCTGATGAACCCCAACCACTTCCTCGCGGTCGCGATCGAGTACCTCTACGCGCACCGGCCGCAGTGGCGGCCCGACGCGGCGATCGGCAAGACGCTCGTGTCGTCGTCGATGATCGACCGGGTCGCGGAGGCGCTCGGCCGCCGCCTCTGGGAGGTGCCGGTCGGCTTCAAGTGGTTCGTGCCGGGGCTCGTCGACGGGTCGGTCGGCTTCGGCGGCGAGGAGAGCGCCGGTGCGTCGTTCCTGCAGTCGGACGGCACCGTGTGGACGACCGACAAGGACGGCATCCTGCTGTGCCTGCTCGCGTCCGAGATCCGCGCCGTCACCGGCAAGAGCCCGTCGCAGCTGTACGGCGAGCTCACGGAGCGCTTCGGCGCCCCGGTCTACGAGCGCGTGGATGCGCCGGCGTCGCGCGAGCAGAAGGCGCGGCTCGGCAAGCTCACCGGCGACGCCGTGACCGCGACCGAGCTGGCCGGCGACCCGATCGTCGCCAAGCTCACGGAGGCGCCCGGCAACGGCGCCGCGATCGGCGGCCTCAAGGTCGTCACCGAGCGCGCGTGGTTCGCGGCGCGGCCGTCCGGCACCGAGGACGTCTACAAGATCTACGCCGAGTCGTTCGCCGGGCCGGAGCACCTGCGGCAGGTGCAGGCCGAGGCGAAGCGGATCGTCGACGACGCGCTGGGCGCGTAG
- a CDS encoding pyridoxal phosphate-dependent decarboxylase family protein, with amino-acid sequence MDDRGRALDAAHRSAMAFLGTLDDRPVWPRATLDDMLVTFGGPLPDEGLDPVEVVEQMAAGADPGLVGIPGGRFFGFVIGGTLPAALAADWLVSAWDQNSGSAMLTPTTVALERIAGRWMLDLLGLPQTASVGFVTGGQIANFTCLATARHAVLARSGWDLAERGLRSAPAVRFVVGADRHGSIDRAARFLGIGRAEIVVVDADDQGRMRPEALERTLERCEGPLIVCLQAGEVHTGAFDDLAALIPIAHRNGAWVHVDGAFGLWAAASPALQHLTAGLEAADSWATDAHKTLNVPYDCGMAIVRDPADSIAAFRTGGDYLVYTGLDPWDVTPELSRRARGVPAWAALRSLGRSGVAALVDRLHEHAVAMADGLAGIDGVEVVNDVVYTQVMFRLGSDDETRALGAALLAEGTAVVTGAEWRGHATQRCSMSSWATTPDDVERTLTAIRSLVPA; translated from the coding sequence GTGGACGATCGTGGCCGTGCTCTCGACGCCGCGCACCGCAGCGCGATGGCCTTCCTCGGCACCCTCGACGACCGACCGGTGTGGCCCCGAGCGACCCTCGACGACATGCTCGTCACCTTCGGCGGGCCGCTGCCCGACGAGGGACTCGATCCCGTCGAGGTCGTCGAGCAGATGGCCGCGGGCGCGGATCCGGGCCTCGTCGGCATCCCGGGCGGCCGCTTCTTCGGCTTCGTGATCGGCGGCACGCTCCCCGCGGCGCTCGCGGCCGACTGGCTCGTCTCCGCGTGGGATCAGAACTCCGGCTCCGCGATGCTGACCCCGACCACGGTGGCGCTCGAGCGGATCGCCGGGCGCTGGATGCTCGACCTCCTCGGCCTGCCGCAGACGGCGAGCGTCGGGTTCGTCACGGGCGGCCAGATCGCGAACTTCACGTGCCTGGCGACGGCCCGGCACGCGGTGCTCGCGCGCTCCGGCTGGGACCTCGCCGAGCGTGGGCTCCGCTCGGCCCCCGCGGTGCGCTTCGTCGTCGGGGCCGACCGCCACGGCTCGATCGATCGCGCCGCGCGCTTCCTCGGCATCGGCCGCGCCGAGATCGTCGTCGTCGACGCCGACGACCAGGGGCGGATGCGCCCGGAGGCGCTCGAGCGCACGCTCGAGCGGTGCGAGGGCCCGCTCATCGTCTGCCTGCAGGCCGGCGAGGTGCACACCGGCGCCTTCGACGACCTCGCGGCGCTCATCCCGATCGCGCACCGCAACGGCGCGTGGGTGCACGTCGACGGCGCCTTCGGGCTCTGGGCCGCCGCGTCGCCGGCGCTGCAGCACCTGACGGCGGGTCTCGAGGCCGCGGACTCCTGGGCGACGGATGCGCACAAGACCCTCAACGTGCCCTACGACTGCGGCATGGCGATCGTGCGCGACCCGGCCGACTCGATCGCCGCGTTCCGCACCGGCGGCGACTACCTCGTCTACACGGGGCTCGACCCCTGGGATGTGACGCCCGAGCTCTCGCGCCGGGCGCGCGGCGTGCCCGCCTGGGCGGCGCTGCGCAGCCTCGGCCGCTCGGGCGTCGCGGCGCTCGTCGACCGCCTGCACGAGCACGCGGTCGCGATGGCCGACGGGCTCGCCGGGATCGACGGCGTCGAGGTCGTGAACGACGTCGTCTACACGCAGGTGATGTTCCGGCTGGGCTCCGACGACGAGACGCGCGCGCTCGGGGCTGCGCTGCTCGCCGAGGGCACCGCGGTCGTGACCGGCGCCGAGTGGCGCGGGCACGCGACGCAGCGGTGCTCGATGTCGTCGTGGGCGACGACACCGGACGACGTCGAGCGCACGCTGACCGCCATCCGCTCACTCGTCCCCGCCTGA